A window of the Streptomyces albireticuli genome harbors these coding sequences:
- a CDS encoding class I adenylate-forming enzyme family protein: protein MIRTEPGASTDSRTRTDSGALAGLPAGARVVIRLPSGRALADVLLACFALRLVAVPLHPRTTDRALADIAERVSAAALVDLHGLHRTGPPDVHAAPASASGDLAFIMFTSGSTGPQKGVMLGRRAVLGNAARTAALHGLTPERPHGTCLPLYHCNALVMSLLGTHLTGTPLTLRAAFDPAGYFAALDATGARTASIVPALLADLLEAGPRWPDGLEYLITAAAPLTSDLARRFHRRYGPRLRQGYGLTEAVNFSFTMPVLDEAEFRDQYLEHTPPVGTPLPETELRLESGEVWIRTPDLMTGYWQDSRATAAAVTDDGWLRTGDLGELRDGLLVLRGRAGERINRGGEKYYPLDVEHGWREAGLSGRFAAVAVDEPTLGQDIGLIATEQPVSDVRELCERAPLRPSAIQFGGFLATPTGKPRRTAMSRSLAARRLAPARYERLLRHAAATAHDLLRTGADHPGLRALAASAGDPRPRADDEAVFGALDFMREHWHDEDGTELSEAKAHWHRALLTEWPLAAHAELTADVADRHGFEGPPVPLGTEAHFGDSSLLVLPHGPAADGPVWPLGPLLSFLDGSTGDGGTDRWTWLTRLRDKGFPATGCSVLRAGRHDLGGVLWARQPDSGPDEVPPAAGT from the coding sequence TTGATCCGCACCGAGCCCGGCGCCTCCACTGATTCCCGCACCCGCACCGATTCCGGTGCCCTCGCCGGACTGCCCGCGGGCGCCCGGGTGGTGATCCGGCTGCCCAGCGGCCGCGCACTGGCGGACGTCCTGCTCGCCTGCTTCGCCCTGCGCCTCGTCGCGGTCCCCCTGCACCCCCGCACCACCGACCGGGCCCTCGCGGACATCGCCGAACGCGTCTCCGCGGCGGCCCTGGTGGACCTCCACGGGCTGCACCGCACCGGCCCGCCCGACGTCCACGCGGCCCCGGCCTCGGCCTCGGGCGACTTGGCCTTCATCATGTTCACCTCGGGCTCCACCGGCCCGCAGAAAGGGGTCATGCTCGGCCGGCGAGCCGTCCTGGGCAACGCCGCCAGGACCGCGGCCCTGCACGGACTGACACCGGAACGCCCGCACGGGACCTGCCTTCCGCTGTACCACTGCAACGCGCTGGTCATGTCGCTGCTCGGCACGCACCTCACCGGCACGCCGCTGACCCTGCGAGCCGCCTTCGACCCGGCCGGCTACTTCGCGGCACTGGACGCCACCGGGGCCCGGACCGCCTCGATCGTGCCCGCCCTGCTGGCGGACCTGCTGGAGGCCGGTCCCCGATGGCCTGACGGCCTGGAGTACCTGATCACCGCGGCCGCCCCGCTGACCAGCGATCTCGCCCGCCGCTTCCACCGCCGGTACGGCCCGCGCCTGCGGCAGGGCTACGGCCTGACCGAGGCGGTCAACTTCAGCTTCACCATGCCCGTGCTCGACGAAGCCGAGTTCCGCGACCAGTACCTGGAGCACACGCCCCCGGTCGGGACACCGCTGCCGGAAACCGAACTGCGGCTGGAATCCGGCGAAGTGTGGATCAGAACGCCGGACCTGATGACCGGCTACTGGCAGGACAGCCGCGCCACGGCGGCCGCGGTCACCGACGACGGCTGGCTGCGCACCGGCGACCTGGGCGAACTCCGGGACGGCCTGCTGGTCCTCCGGGGCCGCGCCGGGGAGCGGATCAACCGGGGCGGGGAGAAGTACTACCCGCTCGACGTCGAGCACGGCTGGCGCGAGGCCGGGCTGTCCGGCCGGTTCGCGGCGGTCGCGGTGGACGAACCCACGCTCGGCCAGGACATCGGCCTGATCGCCACGGAGCAGCCGGTCTCCGACGTCCGCGAACTCTGCGAACGGGCGCCGCTGCGGCCGTCCGCGATCCAGTTCGGCGGCTTCCTGGCGACCCCGACCGGCAAGCCCCGGCGCACGGCGATGAGCCGGAGCCTCGCCGCGCGCCGCCTGGCCCCCGCACGCTACGAACGGTTGCTGCGCCACGCGGCGGCCACCGCGCACGACCTGCTGCGCACCGGGGCCGACCACCCCGGCCTGCGCGCGCTGGCCGCGTCGGCGGGAGACCCGCGCCCCCGGGCGGACGACGAAGCCGTCTTCGGCGCCCTCGACTTCATGCGGGAGCACTGGCACGACGAGGACGGCACGGAACTGTCCGAGGCCAAGGCCCACTGGCACAGGGCACTTCTCACCGAGTGGCCCCTGGCGGCGCACGCGGAACTGACCGCGGACGTGGCGGACCGCCACGGGTTCGAAGGACCGCCCGTGCCGCTGGGCACCGAGGCCCACTTCGGGGACAGCTCACTGCTCGTACTCCCGCACGGGCCCGCCGCCGACGGCCCGGTGTGGCCACTGGGCCCCCTGCTGTCCTTCCTGGACGGCTCCACCGGGGACGGCGGGACGGATCGCTGGACGTGGCTGACCCGGCTGCGCGACAAGGGATTCCCGGCCACGGGCTGCTCCGTACTGCGCGCCGGGCGACACGACCTGGGCGGCGTGCTGTGGGCACGACAGCCGGATTCCGGACCGGACGAGGTCCCACCGGCCGCAGGCACCTGA
- a CDS encoding lysophospholipid acyltransferase family protein has protein sequence MFYHLFKSIVLIPLLRWVFRPRVEGRRYLPDTGPAIIAGNHLSFCDHFLMPVMIKRRIAFLAKQEYFTAPGPIGRLKAAFFRGIGAIPVDRSGRHAAQAAVDSGLDVLGRGQLLGIYPEGTRSHDGRLYKGKVGVAAMALRAGVPVIPCAMIGTFEAQPAGRLLPRLTPVTIRFGAPLDFSRYAGMQDERLILRAVTDEIMYAILKLSEQEYVDTYAAEAKAALHAAPAGPAAPVTQPAGGAPRPPVVPAVSGQEPRAAA, from the coding sequence GTGTTCTACCACCTGTTCAAGTCCATCGTGCTGATACCGCTGTTGCGGTGGGTGTTCCGACCGCGGGTCGAGGGGCGCCGGTACCTGCCGGACACCGGTCCCGCGATCATCGCGGGTAATCATCTGTCCTTCTGTGATCATTTCCTGATGCCGGTGATGATCAAGCGTCGGATCGCGTTCCTGGCGAAGCAGGAGTACTTCACCGCCCCCGGTCCCATCGGCCGTCTGAAGGCCGCCTTCTTCCGTGGGATCGGTGCGATCCCGGTCGACCGTTCCGGCCGCCACGCCGCCCAGGCGGCCGTCGACAGCGGCCTGGACGTGCTGGGGCGCGGCCAGTTGCTGGGCATCTACCCCGAAGGCACCCGCTCCCACGACGGGCGTCTGTACAAGGGGAAGGTCGGCGTGGCCGCCATGGCCCTGCGCGCCGGTGTCCCCGTCATCCCCTGCGCCATGATCGGCACCTTCGAGGCGCAGCCCGCCGGGCGTCTGCTGCCCCGCCTGACCCCGGTCACCATCCGCTTCGGCGCCCCTCTGGACTTCTCCCGCTACGCGGGGATGCAGGACGAGCGCCTGATCCTGCGCGCGGTAACGGACGAGATCATGTACGCGATCCTGAAGCTGTCGGAGCAGGAGTACGTCGACACCTACGCCGCTGAGGCCAAGGCGGCCCTGCACGCCGCGCCCGCCGGCCCGGCCGCGCCCGTGACGCAGCCCGCCGGCGGTGCTCCCCGCCCGCCCGTGGTGCCGGCCGTGTCCGGGCAGGAGCCCCGCGCCGCGGCCTGA
- a CDS encoding YczE/YyaS/YitT family protein: MTPTPSRPPGTPTPSRGGGRLRAVGRYLIPDRPSRRLTQLLLGLVLYGVSDAMVILSGLGVEPWDALSQGLTRTVGLSIGIWTNLIGAAVLLLWIPLRLRPGLGTVCNVLLVGTSMDLLLIWASTPDSLWGRWALLLGGVFLNGVATGAYIGANLGPGPRDGLMTGWAARGHSIRGVRWVIELTVLVIGFALGATLGVGTLIYALAIGPLAQIFIPMLEVKSPPTTPAPGARTTPAKSAASGSAPAGPASPGPGPDMAQ; encoded by the coding sequence ATGACCCCCACGCCCTCCCGCCCCCCGGGCACCCCCACCCCCAGCCGCGGGGGCGGGCGGCTGCGCGCCGTCGGCCGCTATCTGATCCCCGACCGGCCCTCCCGTCGCCTGACCCAGCTGCTGCTGGGGCTGGTCCTGTACGGGGTCAGCGACGCCATGGTGATCCTTTCCGGCCTCGGCGTGGAGCCCTGGGACGCCCTGAGCCAGGGCCTGACCCGCACCGTGGGTCTGAGCATCGGGATCTGGACCAACCTCATCGGCGCCGCCGTGCTGCTGCTCTGGATCCCCCTGCGGCTGCGCCCGGGCCTGGGCACCGTGTGCAACGTCCTGCTGGTGGGCACGTCCATGGACCTGCTGCTGATCTGGGCGAGCACCCCCGATTCCCTCTGGGGCCGGTGGGCGCTCCTGCTGGGCGGGGTCTTCCTCAACGGCGTCGCCACCGGCGCCTACATCGGCGCGAACCTCGGCCCCGGCCCCCGCGACGGACTGATGACCGGCTGGGCCGCCCGCGGCCACTCGATCCGCGGCGTGCGCTGGGTCATCGAGCTGACCGTCCTGGTCATCGGCTTCGCCCTGGGCGCCACGCTGGGCGTGGGCACGCTGATCTACGCGCTGGCCATCGGCCCGCTGGCGCAGATCTTCATCCCGATGCTGGAGGTCAAGTCCCCACCCACCACCCCCGCGCCCGGCGCCCGCACGACCCCCGCCAAGTCCGCCGCTTCCGGGTCCGCGCCCGCCGGTCCGGCTTCTCCGGGGCCGGGGCCGGACATGGCTCAATAG
- the metX gene encoding homoserine O-acetyltransferase MetX encodes MTVTVPRHARTLTLFEDPARPLRLAGGGSLIGVPVAYERYGPPPADAEGTVFVCHALTGDSHVARHDDTDAPGWWDAMVGPQRPLDTDRYHVICANVLGGCSGTAGPAPDATPSAFPVPFPAVTVADMVTVHRELLRRLGIGRLHAVVGGSLGGMQALEWLLRHPADADRYALIATAARLSADNLAYNAIGRAAIRADPRYAGGRYDPQAPPDTGLGIARMIGHLTYMSAPSLQTKFARRLSPPTTAMGATAGGYLAAPARGPFAVERYMEYQGEKLAARFDANSYLYLTAAMDAFDAFATPYDAAALAGADVHLFSFDSDRLFGFDHSRHIAGRLAEAGVKCGHFHEESAPAGHDAFLMDVPPYLQAVRRWFTAPTPAPASAAGRARSVVRPHALMPASHGPRRSQESP; translated from the coding sequence ATGACCGTCACCGTCCCCCGCCACGCCCGCACCCTGACCCTTTTCGAGGACCCCGCCCGCCCGCTCCGGCTGGCGGGCGGGGGCTCCCTCATCGGCGTGCCCGTCGCCTACGAGCGCTACGGGCCGCCCCCGGCCGACGCCGAGGGCACCGTCTTCGTCTGCCACGCCCTGACGGGGGACTCCCATGTCGCCCGCCACGACGACACCGACGCCCCGGGCTGGTGGGACGCCATGGTGGGCCCGCAGCGTCCCCTGGACACCGACCGTTACCACGTCATCTGCGCCAATGTCCTGGGCGGCTGCTCCGGCACCGCCGGCCCCGCCCCGGACGCCACCCCGTCCGCCTTTCCCGTGCCCTTTCCGGCGGTCACCGTCGCGGACATGGTCACCGTCCACCGCGAACTGCTGCGCCGGCTGGGCATCGGCCGCCTCCACGCCGTGGTCGGCGGTTCCCTGGGCGGCATGCAGGCGCTCGAATGGCTCCTGCGCCATCCCGCCGACGCCGACCGCTACGCTCTGATCGCCACCGCCGCCCGGCTGAGCGCCGACAACCTCGCCTACAACGCCATCGGCCGGGCCGCGATCCGCGCCGACCCCCGCTACGCCGGCGGCCGCTACGACCCCCAGGCACCCCCCGACACCGGACTGGGCATCGCCCGCATGATCGGCCACCTCACCTATATGTCCGCGCCCTCCCTCCAGACGAAATTCGCCCGCCGCCTCTCCCCGCCCACGACCGCCATGGGTGCCACCGCCGGCGGGTACCTGGCCGCCCCCGCCCGCGGCCCGTTCGCCGTGGAGCGGTACATGGAGTACCAAGGGGAGAAACTGGCCGCCCGTTTCGACGCCAACAGCTATCTGTACCTGACCGCCGCCATGGACGCCTTCGACGCCTTCGCCACCCCGTACGACGCGGCGGCGCTGGCCGGCGCGGACGTCCACCTCTTCAGCTTCGATTCGGACCGGCTCTTCGGCTTCGACCACAGCCGCCACATCGCCGGCCGGCTCGCGGAGGCAGGGGTGAAGTGCGGCCACTTCCACGAGGAGAGCGCGCCCGCCGGGCACGACGCCTTCCTGATGGATGTTCCGCCCTACCTCCAGGCCGTCCGCCGCTGGTTCACCGCCCCCACCCCGGCCCCGGCTTCCGCCGCGGGCCGGGCCCGGTCGGTGGTGCGCCCGCACGCCCTGATGCCCGCTTCCCACGGCCCTCGAAGGTCCCAGGAGTCCCCATGA
- a CDS encoding gamma-glutamyl-gamma-aminobutyrate hydrolase family protein, protein MSTPHTPSDAGTSPGTGAGAGAGTGTGARTAPAPAGARHARTPLVALACFTETLDGVPYAAVRQAYVRALEDVAGCAVALIQGPAPWLPTVLDRFDAVVLGGHESNVDPRHYGVPPAPGPRAPERDTLALDLLPRAVDAGLPVLGICRGLQELNVAYGGTLRDLTGTALGEAHREDLTLPRDAQYLPRHPVTLTPGGLLHQLTGHPTVTVNSLHQQAIDRLAPRLHTEAVTDDGVIEAASVTGADAFALAVQWHPEWYAASDPVSKSLFTAFGAAAARRAGGRA, encoded by the coding sequence ATGAGCACCCCTCACACCCCCTCCGACGCGGGCACGTCCCCCGGCACCGGGGCGGGCGCGGGAGCCGGTACGGGCACGGGCGCCCGTACCGCTCCGGCGCCCGCCGGCGCCCGGCACGCCCGTACCCCGCTGGTGGCGCTCGCCTGCTTCACCGAAACCCTCGACGGCGTCCCCTACGCCGCCGTCCGCCAGGCCTACGTCCGCGCGCTCGAGGACGTCGCCGGCTGTGCCGTGGCCCTGATCCAGGGCCCGGCCCCCTGGCTGCCCACGGTCCTGGACCGATTCGACGCGGTCGTCCTGGGCGGGCACGAGTCCAATGTCGACCCCCGCCACTACGGCGTCCCGCCCGCCCCCGGCCCCCGCGCCCCCGAACGCGACACCCTGGCCCTGGACCTGCTGCCCCGGGCCGTCGACGCCGGCCTGCCCGTCCTGGGGATCTGCCGGGGCCTCCAGGAACTCAACGTCGCCTACGGCGGCACCCTGCGCGACCTGACCGGCACCGCGCTGGGGGAGGCCCACCGGGAGGACCTCACCCTGCCCCGCGACGCCCAGTACCTGCCCCGCCACCCCGTCACCCTGACCCCCGGCGGCCTCCTGCACCAGCTCACCGGACACCCCACCGTCACCGTCAACTCCCTGCACCAGCAGGCCATCGACCGCCTCGCTCCCCGGCTGCACACCGAAGCGGTCACCGACGACGGCGTCATCGAAGCCGCCTCCGTCACCGGCGCGGACGCGTTCGCCCTGGCCGTCCAGTGGCACCCCGAGTGGTACGCCGCCTCCGACCCGGTCTCCAAGAGCCTCTTCACCGCCTTCGGTGCCGCGGCCGCCCGGCGGGCGGGGGGACGCGCATGA
- a CDS encoding O-acetylhomoserine aminocarboxypropyltransferase/cysteine synthase family protein — MAAVDGAVAGLATASGQAATALALLNLAQAGDNIVSSNELYGGTWNLLANTFARFGIETRFVSPEDPANFAAATDERTRAYFGETLPNPRLRLFPVEEVAQLAEAHGVPLVLDNTMLPHVLRPIEHGAHILVYSATKYIGGHGSSLGGLILDAGTFDWEAHAARHPLMTTPDAAHGGVVWTRTGKELGGGLGRSGYLLKARETLMRDLGPCLSPFNAFLLLQGLETLPLRMRVHGENSARVAAYLQGHPLVEQVRHPSLTEGAEADRVRRYLGGNTGPLLQFELKGGQQAGSRFIEALRLVSHVTNIGDVRSMATHPASTTHAQLPEADLAAAGVTQGSIRLSVGVEHIDDILTDLGQALDAI; from the coding sequence ATGGCCGCCGTCGACGGCGCGGTCGCCGGCCTCGCGACCGCCTCCGGACAGGCCGCCACCGCCCTGGCCCTGCTCAACCTCGCCCAGGCCGGCGACAACATCGTCTCCTCCAACGAGCTCTACGGCGGCACCTGGAACCTGCTGGCCAACACCTTCGCCCGGTTCGGCATCGAGACCCGCTTCGTCAGCCCCGAGGACCCCGCGAACTTCGCCGCCGCCACCGACGAGCGCACCCGCGCCTACTTCGGCGAGACCCTGCCCAACCCCCGCCTGCGCCTGTTCCCCGTCGAGGAGGTCGCCCAGCTCGCCGAGGCCCACGGCGTCCCCCTCGTGCTGGACAACACCATGCTCCCGCACGTCCTGCGCCCCATCGAGCACGGCGCGCACATACTCGTCTACTCCGCCACCAAGTACATCGGCGGCCACGGCTCCAGCCTCGGCGGCCTCATCCTGGACGCCGGTACCTTCGACTGGGAGGCCCACGCCGCCCGGCACCCGCTGATGACCACCCCCGACGCCGCCCACGGCGGTGTGGTGTGGACGCGCACGGGCAAGGAGCTCGGCGGCGGGCTGGGCCGCAGCGGCTACCTCCTCAAGGCCCGCGAGACCCTCATGCGCGACCTGGGTCCCTGCCTGAGCCCGTTCAACGCCTTCCTCCTCCTCCAGGGCCTGGAGACCCTCCCGCTGCGCATGCGCGTCCACGGCGAGAACTCCGCGCGCGTCGCCGCGTACCTCCAGGGCCACCCCCTGGTCGAGCAGGTCCGTCACCCCAGCCTCACCGAGGGCGCCGAGGCCGACCGGGTCCGCCGCTACCTGGGCGGCAACACCGGCCCCCTGCTCCAGTTCGAGCTCAAGGGCGGCCAGCAGGCCGGCAGCCGCTTCATCGAGGCCCTGCGCCTGGTCTCCCACGTCACCAACATCGGTGACGTCCGCTCCATGGCCACCCACCCGGCCTCCACCACCCACGCCCAGCTCCCCGAGGCCGACCTCGCCGCCGCCGGCGTCACCCAGGGCTCCATCCGCCTGTCGGTCGGCGTCGAGCACATCGACGACATCCTCACCGACCTCGGCCAGGCCCTGGACGCCATATGA
- a CDS encoding fatty acid desaturase family protein, with translation MYRFQPDVERDLRALNQSDNWHVFLAWVHDAVWIAACIALCVYGSYWTYPIAVLIIGARQRGLSTILHDCAHGVGVKNRRLQMFAGTVLTAYPIFQQHYAYKVSHVYTHHPKLGSPDADPDLRFFIEQGAYRRDSTAAYVRRVVIIPLLGSQTWAYLRYLVRNRYRVLKGEDKRPEAASPVQRRKRAADRIGFWLFWAVVVGLAWYGGWLLGLLLFWVIPYLTSFQILGWYIELSEHTPLVRDSNIDLHMTRNRKSRTWERFLTGIHNDHYHLEHHLDPRTPFWKLPEAHKIRMRDPGYAAADAEVGGLFTRGPQNQPSAISAIIRSMTPENPGPTPTSSSTSSPASGSAGTHPQETHDAAA, from the coding sequence ATGTACCGATTTCAGCCGGATGTCGAGCGTGACCTGCGCGCGCTGAACCAGTCCGACAACTGGCACGTCTTCCTCGCCTGGGTCCACGACGCCGTATGGATCGCCGCGTGCATAGCCCTGTGCGTCTACGGCAGTTACTGGACCTACCCGATCGCCGTCCTGATCATCGGGGCCCGCCAGCGCGGGCTCTCCACGATCCTCCACGACTGCGCGCACGGTGTGGGCGTGAAGAACCGCCGCCTCCAGATGTTCGCCGGCACGGTGCTGACCGCCTACCCCATCTTCCAGCAGCACTACGCCTACAAGGTCTCCCACGTCTACACCCACCACCCCAAGCTCGGCAGCCCGGACGCCGATCCGGACCTGCGGTTCTTCATCGAACAGGGCGCCTACCGGCGGGACTCCACCGCCGCCTACGTCCGCCGTGTGGTGATCATCCCGCTGCTGGGCTCGCAGACCTGGGCCTACCTGCGCTACCTCGTCCGCAACCGGTACCGGGTCCTGAAGGGCGAGGACAAGCGCCCCGAGGCCGCCTCGCCCGTCCAGCGCCGCAAGCGCGCCGCGGACCGGATCGGGTTCTGGCTCTTCTGGGCCGTCGTCGTCGGCCTGGCCTGGTACGGGGGCTGGCTGCTGGGTCTGCTGCTGTTCTGGGTGATCCCCTACCTCACCAGCTTCCAGATCCTCGGCTGGTACATCGAGCTGTCGGAGCACACCCCGCTGGTGCGGGACTCCAACATCGACCTGCACATGACGCGCAACCGCAAGAGCCGGACGTGGGAGAGGTTCCTCACCGGCATCCACAACGACCACTACCACCTCGAGCACCACCTCGACCCGCGCACCCCGTTCTGGAAGCTGCCCGAGGCCCACAAGATCCGTATGCGCGACCCCGGTTACGCCGCCGCCGACGCCGAGGTGGGCGGCCTGTTCACCCGCGGGCCGCAGAACCAGCCCAGCGCCATCAGCGCCATCATCCGCTCCATGACCCCCGAGAACCCCGGCCCCACCCCCACCTCCTCGTCCACGTCCTCGCCCGCTTCCGGTTCCGCCGGTACGCACCCCCAGGAGACCCACGATGCCGCAGCATGA
- a CDS encoding TerD family protein, which produces MITLKKEDGPADLDGVTHLSIGVSWDPTGGSSGGVMGVLRRKTGTDLDLIAIAMQGADPVRLAGLDSLDPMGNGSVVHSGDNQTGRGDGDDETVTVEFARVPENITSIVFVAAAYKKGSSFQKARNISFKVYDASGGSSQQVADIWPSLLSSDNGCAVAKAVRVGGSWKLEVINVTGKIKQGDEHALMRFAISK; this is translated from the coding sequence ATGATTACGCTCAAGAAGGAAGACGGCCCGGCGGACCTGGACGGTGTGACCCACCTGTCCATCGGGGTGTCCTGGGACCCCACCGGCGGGAGCAGCGGCGGCGTGATGGGTGTGCTCCGCCGCAAGACCGGCACCGACCTCGACCTGATCGCCATCGCGATGCAGGGCGCGGACCCGGTGCGCCTGGCGGGCCTGGACTCCCTCGACCCGATGGGTAACGGCTCCGTGGTCCACAGCGGAGACAACCAGACCGGTCGCGGGGACGGCGACGACGAAACGGTGACGGTCGAGTTCGCGCGCGTTCCGGAGAACATCACCTCGATAGTCTTCGTCGCCGCCGCGTACAAGAAGGGCAGCTCCTTCCAGAAGGCGCGCAACATCAGCTTCAAGGTGTACGACGCGAGCGGTGGCAGCTCCCAGCAGGTCGCCGACATCTGGCCGAGCCTGCTCAGCAGCGACAACGGCTGCGCCGTGGCCAAGGCCGTGCGTGTCGGCGGCAGCTGGAAGCTCGAAGTGATCAACGTGACGGGGAAGATCAAGCAGGGCGACGAGCACGCTCTGATGCGCTTCGCGATCAGCAAGTAA
- a CDS encoding alkaline phosphatase D family protein: MVEEQGRQHPRGGGRHARRRFLTLAAAASAGAFAGMPRAHAEQRRVTPAGFPFTLGVASGDPLPDSVVLWTRLAPRPYEPGSGLPPAAVVPVQWEIARDEHLRDTERTGLAVADARNGYSVHVDVRGLRPGSDYWYRFRTGSWTSPVGRTRTAPPPGATVSRLRVGLASCQQYDEGYFTAHAHLAREELDAVFFVGDYIYENAIDPRAGARELPAGSRLPEVFGHELATLEDYRLRYALAKTDPDLQAAHAAHPWCVTWDDHEVSNNYAAGVPQDGEDAGRFLQRRAAAYQAYWENMPLRRSQAPQGREMRLYRRLRFGTLAQFDVLDTRQYRSDQAYGDGWQYPGPASQDPARTLPGHQQERWLLEGFHASAATWNVVAQQVAFSRRRLTVSGPSRLSMDAWDGYPASRRRVLDGFRARGAGNLVVLSGDSHIHLAMDIKKDFDDLRSPTVGVEILGTSISSNGDGMDKPEDWAALLAANPHMSYYAKRRGYVVLTLTPTHARADYRTLPYVTRPGAPLATEASLVTQAGQPGFHPA; this comes from the coding sequence ATGGTGGAGGAACAGGGACGGCAACACCCGCGCGGCGGCGGGAGGCACGCCAGGCGCCGCTTCCTGACCCTGGCCGCGGCGGCCTCGGCGGGAGCCTTCGCCGGCATGCCGCGCGCCCACGCCGAACAGAGGCGGGTGACACCGGCCGGCTTCCCTTTCACCCTGGGCGTGGCCTCGGGAGACCCGCTGCCCGACTCCGTCGTGCTCTGGACCCGGCTGGCCCCCCGCCCCTACGAACCGGGCAGCGGGCTGCCCCCCGCCGCGGTGGTACCGGTCCAATGGGAGATCGCCCGCGACGAGCACCTGCGGGACACCGAGCGCACCGGCCTCGCCGTCGCCGACGCCAGGAACGGCTACAGCGTGCACGTGGACGTCCGTGGCCTGCGCCCCGGAAGCGACTACTGGTACCGGTTCCGCACCGGATCCTGGACCAGCCCCGTGGGCCGCACCCGTACCGCACCGCCCCCGGGCGCCACGGTGTCCCGGCTGAGAGTGGGGCTGGCCTCGTGCCAGCAGTACGACGAGGGCTACTTCACCGCCCACGCGCATCTGGCCAGGGAAGAGCTCGACGCGGTGTTCTTCGTCGGCGACTACATCTACGAGAACGCCATCGACCCCCGGGCGGGCGCGCGCGAACTGCCCGCCGGCAGCCGGCTGCCCGAGGTCTTCGGCCACGAGCTGGCCACCCTGGAGGACTACCGCCTGCGCTACGCCCTGGCCAAGACCGACCCCGACCTCCAGGCCGCCCACGCCGCTCACCCCTGGTGCGTCACCTGGGACGACCACGAAGTCTCCAACAACTACGCGGCCGGCGTCCCCCAGGACGGCGAGGACGCCGGCCGATTCCTCCAACGCCGCGCGGCCGCCTACCAGGCGTACTGGGAGAACATGCCGCTGCGCCGCTCCCAGGCGCCGCAGGGGCGGGAGATGCGCCTGTACCGGCGCCTGCGGTTCGGGACCCTGGCGCAGTTCGACGTGCTGGACACCCGGCAGTACCGATCGGACCAGGCCTACGGCGACGGCTGGCAGTACCCGGGACCCGCCTCGCAGGACCCCGCGCGCACGCTCCCCGGCCACCAGCAGGAGCGCTGGCTGCTGGAGGGCTTCCACGCCTCGGCGGCGACGTGGAACGTCGTCGCCCAGCAGGTGGCCTTCTCCCGGCGCAGGCTCACCGTCAGTGGCCCCTCACGCCTGTCCATGGACGCCTGGGACGGCTACCCCGCCTCCCGCCGACGCGTCCTCGACGGTTTCCGGGCCAGAGGCGCCGGGAATCTGGTCGTGCTCTCCGGCGACTCCCACATCCACCTCGCCATGGACATCAAGAAGGACTTCGACGACCTCCGCTCGCCCACCGTCGGCGTCGAGATCCTGGGCACGTCCATCTCCAGCAACGGCGACGGCATGGACAAGCCCGAGGACTGGGCGGCCCTCCTCGCCGCCAACCCCCACATGTCCTACTACGCCAAACGCCGCGGCTACGTCGTGCTCACCCTGACCCCGACGCACGCCCGTGCCGACTACCGCACCTTGCCGTATGTCACCCGCCCCGGCGCGCCCCTGGCCACCGAGGCCAGCCTCGTCACCCAGGCGGGACAGCCCGGTTTCCACCCGGCCTGA